In Equus przewalskii isolate Varuska chromosome 6, EquPr2, whole genome shotgun sequence, one DNA window encodes the following:
- the OR51S1 gene encoding olfactory receptor 51S1 has translation MSTFRTQATPNGSTSMAPTFLLVGMPGLSAVPSWWTIPLITVYFLSVLGNGTILWIIALEPNLHRPMYFFLFLLSVSDVGLASTLMPTLLGLALADAHAVPASACLLQMFFVHVFSVMESSVLLAMAVDRALAICRPLHYPTLLTNGDINKIGLAIASRCLGLHLPLPFLLAHMPYCHPQVLTHSYCLHPDMARLACPGAWGAVYSFFVVLSAMGLDPLIIFFSYGLIGRVLQSLGSSEDRWKACQTRAAHLSAVLLFYVPMILLALIDRLRVPIPQPAHTLLSYVHFLLPPLVNPILYSVKMKEIRERIIKRLYSRKVGCA, from the coding sequence ATGTCAACATTCCGCACCCAGGCAACCCCCAACGGCAGCACGTCAATGGCCCCCACTTTCCTGTTGGTGGGCATGCCAGGCCTGTCAGCTGTACCCTCCTGGTGGACAATACCCCTCATCACTGTctactttctctctgtcttgggCAATGGTACTATCCTCTGGATCATTGCCCTGGAGCCCAACCTGCACcgccccatgtacttcttcctcttcctgcttaGTGTGTCTGATGTTGGCTTGGCCTCAACTCTGATGCCCACCCTGCTGGGTCTTGCCCTTGCTGATGCTCATGCTGTCCCTGCCTCAGCCTGCCTCCTACAGATGTTCTTTGTCCATGTCTTTTCCGTTATGGAGTCCTCTGTCTTGCTTGCCATGGCCGTAGATCGGGCACTGGCCATCTGCCGCCCTCTCCACTACCCAACACTTCTCACCAATGGCGACATTAACAAGATTGGCCTGGCCATTGCTTCCCGATGCCTGGGTCTCCATCTGCCCCTGCCGTTCCTCCTGGCCCACATGCCCTACTGCCACCCACAAGTCCTGACCCATTCTTATTGTTTGCACCCAGATATGGCCCGTTTGGCCTGCCCAGGAGCTTGGGGTGCAGTTTACAGCTTCTTTGTGGTCCTGTCAGCCATGGGATTGGACCccctaattattttcttctcctatGGCCTGATTGGCAGGGTATTGCAAAGTTTGGGGTCCAGTGAAGATCGTTGGAAGGCTTGCCAAACCCGTGCTGCCCACCTCTCTGCTGTCCTCCTCTTCTATGTGCCCATGATCCTCCTGGCACTAATTGACCGTCTTAGAGTGCCAATCCCTCAGCCTGCACATACACTTCTCTCCTATGTCCACTTCCTGCTTCCTCCACTGGTAAACCCTATTCTCTATAGTGTCAAGATGAAGGAGATTAGAGAGAGAATTATTAAGAGGTTGTACTCCAGGAAGGTGGGTTGTGCTTAG